One Candidatus Methylomirabilota bacterium DNA segment encodes these proteins:
- a CDS encoding DJ-1/PfpI family protein, whose amino-acid sequence MTDAPVTRVAVVLFEGFTVLDVYGPVQAFASVRLPRPDGAWHRLFEIVTIAEKAGPVKSGEGPTTHADHAFADAPAYDVLLVPGGFGTRKAVNNTALLLALTAASRAATVTTTVCTGSALLARTGLMDNRPATSNKVAWDWVVQQGPRVRWQRQARWVDDGDLVTSSGVSAGIDMTLSVVARLHGADMARQAARFMEYVWHEDPQDDPFA is encoded by the coding sequence ATGACTGATGCCCCGGTCACCCGCGTGGCGGTCGTGCTGTTCGAGGGCTTCACCGTGCTGGACGTCTACGGCCCGGTGCAGGCCTTCGCGAGCGTCCGCCTGCCGCGGCCCGACGGCGCGTGGCACCGGCTCTTCGAGATCGTCACGATCGCCGAGAAGGCCGGGCCGGTGAAGAGCGGCGAGGGGCCGACCACGCATGCCGACCACGCCTTCGCCGACGCACCCGCCTACGATGTCCTGCTCGTGCCCGGCGGCTTCGGCACCCGGAAAGCGGTGAACAACACCGCGCTCCTGCTCGCGCTGACCGCGGCGAGCCGCGCCGCCACCGTCACCACCACCGTCTGCACCGGCTCCGCCCTGCTCGCCCGTACCGGCCTGATGGACAACCGCCCCGCCACGTCGAACAAGGTCGCATGGGACTGGGTCGTTCAGCAGGGCCCGCGCGTGCGCTGGCAGCGGCAGGCGCGCTGGGTGGACGACGGCGACCTCGTCACGTCGTCCGGCGTTTCCGCGGGCATCGACATGACGCTCTCGGTGGTGGCGCGGCTGCACGGCGCGGACATGGCCCGGCAGGCCGCCCGCTTCATGGAGTACGTCTGGCACGAGGATCCGCAGGACGATCCCTTCGCCTGA